AACTAATATCAGGGTCATGGATGTTTTTCCCTGCATCCTCCTCGAGATGGATTCTTGTTATGCCGATTCTTTTAATCTCAGAATCAGTAGTTATTTCAATAAAGCCTCCCTCGCAGATTGGCAGTTCATACTGGCTAATCTGGTAGCCCTTTGGAAGGTCAGGATAAAAATAATTCTTTCTTGCAAACCTGCTATAAGAGGAAATCTCTGAGCTCATTGCAAGCCCTGTCTTTATGGTAAACTCAAGGGCTTTTCTGTTAAGCACAGGCAGAACTCCAGGCATTCCGATGCAAACAGGACATGTCTGTGTATTCGGCGGTGAACCAAAGAGGGTAGAGCATCCGCAGAAGATTTTTGTCTCTGTAAGAAGCTGTGCATGAACCTCAAGACCTATGACTGATTCGTATGGCATACACTCAAGATTGTATTAATCGTCACTGGGTTTACTCCCCTTGCTATATTTTCCAAATATCTCCTTGATTTTATAAAAAGTCCTTTGTCTTAACACCCAGTTCACGACAGATAGTCTTCAGATGGTTGTTGTGGTTAAGAATAGTTAGCTTATTCTCTTTTGCCATAGAAGCTATAATTATATCAGCAGTGGGCATTGTCAGTCCTTTTCTTCTTAACAGAAAACCTGCCTCATAAGCTATAGACCATGTCCTGTCTGTCACATTATAGAGGGAAAGCACCTCAAGATATGATTTAAGCTCCTCAAATTCTTTCCTGTCCTTACAGCCTTGAAGGAGCTCCAATATTATGATATTAGTGGTAACAGCACTATCGGAATCTATAGCAGCCCTGAGCTCATCCTTAAGCTTCTGGCTACCTGAGTCTCTAAAGCTCAGAATCCATGCAGAGGTATCTACAAGGAGTTTATCGCTCATGTCGCATCTTCCTGAGGTCATCAAGTGTAAGGCCAAAGTCTTTATAATTGCCTATCAGCCCTTTAAGTTCCTCTCTTTTTTTGAGCCTCAGGTATTCATTAAGGGCTATGACGATTGCACCCTTCTTTGTCTTTGATTTAGACACCTCCATTGCCTTTTTTAGCATGTCTTCATCTATATCCAGTATGGTCTTCATTTAGATATACTCCTCTCTATAATTTATATATATAATTATCCTCTTATGATATGTATTTGTCAATAGGAATTATATATTAGGCTTTCTCTTATGCCACTCTGTTGACTGCTCGTATGCGTATGCGGTTTTAAGAATGGTCTCCTCATCGAAATGTTTTCCGATAAGTTGAAGCCCTATCGGGAGGGGGGCATTGCCCCCTGTAAACCCACAAGGAATTGATATTGCAGGCACACCAGCAAGGTTCACAGAGATGGTGAATATATCGGAGAGATACATTTTAAGAGGGTCCTCAACCTTTTCTCCAATCTTAAATGCAGGCTCAGGAGATGTTGGTGTGGCAATGACATCAACAAATTTAAATGCACTATCAAAGTCCCTTTTAATAAGGGTTCTAACCTGCTGTGCCTTTCTATAGTATGCCTCATAATAACCCGATGAAAGGGCATATGTGCCGAGCATTATTCTTCTTTTGACCTCTTCACCAAATCCGCTTGCCCTTGTCTTCATATACATATCCATGAGGTCTTTGCCCTCTATCCTCAAGCCGTATTTAACTCCATCGTACCTTGCTAAGTTCGATGACGCCTCTGATGTTGCAAGCACATAATAGGTTGCCACTGCATAAGGCGTGTGTGGAAGCGAGACCTCAATAGGTATAGCACCTAAGGATTCTATTGCCTTTATGGCAGTCCTCACAGAGGACTCCACTTGTTTATCCATACCCTCTATGAAGTAGTCCTTTGGGATGCCTATCTTAAGACCTTTAATATCCTGACCTAAGACATTTGTAAAATCAGGCACAGGCAGGGACGCTGATGTTGAATCCAATGGGTCTACGCCTGCTATGGCATTAAGAAGTATTGCCGAGTCTCTCACATTTTTTGTAATAGGTCCTATCTGGTCAAGGCTCGATGCAAAGGCAACAAGCCCGTATCTTGAGATCCTTCCGTATGTCGGCTTAAGCCCAACGACACCACATAAAGAGGCAGGCTGTCTTATAGAGCCACCTGTGTCAGAGCCTAATGCGGCAATGCATTCATCTGCCGACACAGCACTGGCAGAGCCACCACTACTACCACCGGGGATTCTTTCTGTGTCCCAGGGGTTTCTGGTTACATGAAATGCAGAGTTCTCTGTTGATGAGCCCATTGCAAACTCATCGAGATTCGTCTTTCCCAAAAGCACATATCCAGCATCCTTTAGCTTAGATGTAACTGTGCTCTCATAAGGAGGGATGAAGTTTTCGAGAATTTTAGATGAGCAGGTAGTCCTTACACCCTTTGTGCACATGTTGTCTTTTATGGCAAGAGGCATCCCCAATAAGGAGGCAATACATCCAGCAGGCAACGCCTTAGCCATCTCGTATGCCTTATCCTTTGTGATAGTTACATATGCCTTTACCTTATCCTCAACAGAGGCAATCCTTTTAAATATAGAATCAAGCACCTCTTGAGGTGTAACCTCTCCTTTACGAAGGAGTTCTCTTATCTCATATATGCCAAGCCTATAAAGCTCCACTTACTGCCTCTTTAATCCTTTTTACTCCCTTTTCAATCTCTTCCATTCCTGTTGCATACGAAAGCCTTATATAGTTATCATCTCCGAATGCACTTCCAGGCACAAGTGCAACCTTTGCCTTCTCAAGGAGATAAAGACTAAGCTCATTGGAAGAGTCGAGCTTGCCTTTATAAATGCCTGAGACATTCGGGAAGACATAGAATGCTCCTGTTGGTCTAAGGCATCTTATGCCTTCTATAGAGTTAAGGCTATCAACGAGGAACTTTCTTCTTCTATCAAACTCCTTATTCATCTTCCCAATAAAGTCCTGAGGGCCTGTTAGAGCCTCGAGCCCTGCCCACTGGGCTATGGATGTTGGGTTTGATGTTGACTGGCTTTGTATATTAGTCATTGCCTTTATAATGTCTTTTGGGCCGGCTGTATAGCCAATCCTCCAGCCTGTCATTGCATAGGCTTTAGAAAGCCCATTTACAACCAGTGTCCTTTCCTTTATCTCCTTACTAATGGATGCAATGCTTATATGCCTTACACCATCATAAAGGAGCTTTTCGTATATCTCGTCTGAGACTACATACAGGTTATGCCTTAGGCAGAGTTCTGCTATTGCCTCAAGGGTCAATCTGTCATATGTAAGACCAGTTGGATTTGAAGGCGAATTAAGTATAAGTGCCTTGGTTTTTCTGGTTATATGGGACTTTAGGGCATCTGGGTTTAGCATAAAAG
This window of the Nitrospirota bacterium genome carries:
- a CDS encoding PIN domain-containing protein, whose translation is MSDKLLVDTSAWILSFRDSGSQKLKDELRAAIDSDSAVTTNIIILELLQGCKDRKEFEELKSYLEVLSLYNVTDRTWSIAYEAGFLLRRKGLTMPTADIIIASMAKENKLTILNHNNHLKTICRELGVKTKDFL
- a CDS encoding type II toxin-antitoxin system VapB family antitoxin; this encodes MKTILDIDEDMLKKAMEVSKSKTKKGAIVIALNEYLRLKKREELKGLIGNYKDFGLTLDDLRKMRHER
- the gatA gene encoding Asp-tRNA(Asn)/Glu-tRNA(Gln) amidotransferase subunit GatA, with protein sequence MELYRLGIYEIRELLRKGEVTPQEVLDSIFKRIASVEDKVKAYVTITKDKAYEMAKALPAGCIASLLGMPLAIKDNMCTKGVRTTCSSKILENFIPPYESTVTSKLKDAGYVLLGKTNLDEFAMGSSTENSAFHVTRNPWDTERIPGGSSGGSASAVSADECIAALGSDTGGSIRQPASLCGVVGLKPTYGRISRYGLVAFASSLDQIGPITKNVRDSAILLNAIAGVDPLDSTSASLPVPDFTNVLGQDIKGLKIGIPKDYFIEGMDKQVESSVRTAIKAIESLGAIPIEVSLPHTPYAVATYYVLATSEASSNLARYDGVKYGLRIEGKDLMDMYMKTRASGFGEEVKRRIMLGTYALSSGYYEAYYRKAQQVRTLIKRDFDSAFKFVDVIATPTSPEPAFKIGEKVEDPLKMYLSDIFTISVNLAGVPAISIPCGFTGGNAPLPIGLQLIGKHFDEETILKTAYAYEQSTEWHKRKPNI
- a CDS encoding pyridoxal phosphate-dependent aminotransferase produces the protein MISLRAQRIKPSPTLAMDASAKAMRAQGIDVVNFGVGEPDFDTPPNIKEAAIKAIRDGKTKYTPVGGIDPLKDAIIEKFKKDNCLDYTRDEIIVSCGAKHSLYNISQALLSPEDEVIIPSPYWVSYPDQVLLNDAVPVIVKTYEEDSFMLNPDALKSHITRKTKALILNSPSNPTGLTYDRLTLEAIAELCLRHNLYVVSDEIYEKLLYDGVRHISIASISKEIKERTLVVNGLSKAYAMTGWRIGYTAGPKDIIKAMTNIQSQSTSNPTSIAQWAGLEALTGPQDFIGKMNKEFDRRRKFLVDSLNSIEGIRCLRPTGAFYVFPNVSGIYKGKLDSSNELSLYLLEKAKVALVPGSAFGDDNYIRLSYATGMEEIEKGVKRIKEAVSGAL